TAATATCATTATCCTTATGAAAGAGATGAGGTGAACAGAGAAGAGTGGTGGATAGAGGGAATGGTGTAGATCTCAGTAGACCATTTGTCAAGCATATTCACAGTTTTTTAGGAGAAACAAATTTCGAATACGAACGCAGGTTTGAAAAATGAGTGTTCCTGTGGACAAGCTGGTTCTGGTATTGTTAGGCTTATTTGATTTATCGTTTCAAATAAGTACGGTAACCCAGTGGTAGCTTTTACAACCATGCTGTCTTGATCATATTGTGTTGTGGGTTTCTAGCTACTCGAATGCgtttgaattttctgctgtATTGGTTGCAGTATACGCCTGCAATTGATATATGGAGTATAGGCTGCATTTTTGCAGAGGTTTTAACTGGGAAGCCACTATTTCCTGGAAAAAATGTTGTTCACCAGCTGGATTTGATGACTGATCTTCTTGGCACACCTTCAATGGACACTATTTCACGGGTATGAGGTTACTCAGTTTGCATAATCTTCATTGTGCTGCTCTATACACACCTTGCTCTGTATTTTGAcccaaaacataaaagaaacCTGCTCTCGTGAATCAATATTTTCCTCCTTTTGGTTTCAGGTTCGAAATGAAAAGGCCAGGAGATACCTTACTAGCATGAGGAAAAAGCAGCCTGTGCCTTTTGCACAGAAGTTTCCAAATGTAGATCCTTTAGCACTACGACTACTGGAGAGGTTGCTTGCTTTTGATCCAAAGGATAGGCCAAATGCTGAAGAGGTTTGTTATAGCATAGCAGGTCTAGTTAGCATGCTTGCAGGGATGGAGCTAGGATTTGTATAGCGCAACATAGAACCTGGAATCCAATTATTAATGTGGTTGTTggatttttaagttttccttaCATTTAGTTTGAAACTCAAGCATGAATTCTACTGGATAGTATTCTACAATAAAAAATCATAGCCACTTTCTGTTCGTACTCGgcaaaacatatatatacacataaaaggaagtaattattttcttaacccatttatttttttaaaagtttggaTGGGCCGATATAGTACATTATGactattttatttgtgttttatTACTATGTATTGGGTAATTCTAGCAAGGTGGAAGGTGGCTCGGGCCCCCCACCTATATACATTCCTCCGTCCCTGCATGCTTGTGtcttctcttcttcctttttcctttttattttgttcaagtAGAGTGGACAAATGCCGTTGTAGACTTTAATATATTAGATTTCTATGGACCTAAGAGCCAGACTGAGATCTTTTTTGGTGTTTCTGTCAGGCATTATCTGATCCGTACTTCAAAGGACTAGCCAAAGTGGAGAGGGAACCATCTTGCCAGCCAATTACAAAAATGGAGTTTGAATTTGAGAGGCGAAAGGTTACAAAGGAAGACTTACGTGAATTAATTTTTCGTGAGATTCTTGAGTACCATCCTCAGTTGCTCAAGGACTACATGAATGGAATAGAAAGGACTAATTTTCTTTATCCaaggtttttgttttcagttGCTCTTCATATTAAAAAATGTCTGTCTTTTCTACCCCCGTGAGAATCCTATGCGATTGTATCGTTCCCTCATTTGTCAGTGTGTTTCGTGTGCAGTGCTCTTGATCAATTCCGGAAGCAGTTTGCTCATCTTGAGGAAAACGGTGGTAAAAACGGGCCAATGATTCCACCTGATAGAAAGCATGCATCTCTCCCTAGGTAAACAGCTCACAGTTCATTTGTTGTTCTTGAAGCTTTATTTGTAAAGAAATAATCTGAATTATCTGCCAATTACTTCTGTTGAGAATCAAGATGGTTAGTTTTTGTTAGTTACTCGATCTGTTTTAGTTTACCATTTAGACTTCTGTTTGAGGTTATACGATAGAGAGAAGCCACCTTATCTGGTGAATGTGGTATCTGTGTGCATTTCACATGAAGGTAGAGGTATTTAAGACCATGCGGTGCTGGTGAAGTATGAATTTCACGACCGGGTATCAGTTGTTTAAAAGATCAGGAAACCTTGTATTTGGTGTCTCcttatttttcatatttgtagTGCCTAGAAGTGATGCAAACGTGCTATGTCTTAATACAAACAACAAAAGCATAACATGATGATAAATATACATTAATTCCCtataaaaattagaaaaatcagGTCATGATACTTCTGTCCGTTGATCATATCATAGTTTGATTATATCTTCTTTTAATTTGAAATGTGGAATAGAACAATTGTCTGCGAGAGCATGTTCTCGTAGGCTGCGAAAAACATTGGAATGAAACGCGGAAAACAATTATTTTAACCCGCAAAACTAGTGAAATAATGAATCATTCACATGCATGATTATATGAGCAAAGATAATCCTATCATTTAAGGTTAGCTGACATCAGTCAGACGTTGAATGTGATTCTCACAGAATTGTTGGCAACTTGGTGAAGATATTATACACATCGGGAACAGCTAGATTGGAGTTGGTTAGGTTGTGGGTAGTTGAGATGAATGCAATTCTCAAAAAATGTTGATTTGAACAATTTGAAGGAAACATGATTTGAAAGAAGTGTTGGTGGAAAAATATAGTGAACAGAGTAAAATGTGAAGATGTGAATAATCCTAATCCTGTTATGCAGTCATTAGTCTCCCCAAACTCGCAAGCTGTGACAATGATGATAGGAATTGGAAGGGGAATATACCCATTCTTCATCAACACATTTATCAACCAATATCattcaagtttcaaccaatgATTTAGGTTTTACCCGATATGAAGTCAATTTCACCAGATGACACTAGTTTGCTTGTTTATTCCGATTGATGCATGCAGGTCTACAATTGTACATGCAAATACAGTCCCTCCAAAAGAACAAGCAAATGCTCCTACCTTTAGAGATAGGCCGGGAGACTCATGCAGTAATAGGAACTCCAAAGATATGGATGGAGTTCCTGTAAATCCATCAAGGAGCTCACAGGCACAACAGAGGATACCTTtgggtactctctctctccccttataTTTATACATACATATTATATATTGTTACATATGCTATTCTGTTCTTTACTAATCCTTTCCTCCGAAGTATGAACACGGCTAGCTACCAGCCTTGTGTATATGTACCCGAAACGCGTTGGACAAGGACGACACGCTAGGGACTTTTTAGTGGAGTCCAGAatgcaaattttaaaaagtttgagaGGCTCAAATTCCATCaattcccttctctttttttggaatGCTTATATAGTATTAGTAATGGTTCTTTTTATATATGTGTAACATTTTATGATTGGTTTTATATATTTGTAACTTTTGTGTACTAGTGTATGCATTTCATATCCCTAGTTTAGTAAAGTTAATGCCTTTGTTTTCCGAAGACTATAATAGGTACCTGCAGTATCGGTATTCTATACATTCAAATCAATGCGTTCTCAATGCTCCATATCCTACTTTTTAGAGAAATGGCATGATTGGTTGTTTGTGTCGTGTTTATGCATCTTTGTTCTTTTCAGTAGTTTATGTAGTCCTAATATTCGTAACTTGATTGTTGTCCAGCCAAACCAGGAAGAGTTGTGGGGCCGGTTGTATCATATGAAAATGGAAGTGTGACCAGAAATGCAGGAGTCCTCCTTCCTCCACAGGCTAACCCTCCAGCATACTGTTACCGCAGGAGCGTGTCCGGAAAGCTCGAAAGATCCTCCACAGAGACGGAAAGAGAGAGggacttttcttcttcttcttcgcaaGCAAAGCAAGTCCCTCAATTTGGAATGGCTGCTGCCAAATTGGCCCCGGATATAGCCATCAACATAGACAACAACCCATTCTATATGACTCGAGCTATGGTGGATTATGGTGTTGACGACAGAGTTGCCATTGACACGAATTTGTTGCAGGCGAAAGCCCAGTACGGAGGAATtggtgctgctgctgctgctgctgcgaGTGCGGCTGCTCACCGTAAAGTAGGAACCGTTCAATACGGTTTGTCGAGAATGTATTAGAACGACTGAAAATGGGTGTTATGGCCGAAGTGGATGGTAACAGAAAGAGTGCCGCGCCGCATTGGGTGGTTTTGTACAGAACGAGTTGAGTCCCCATTTGAAGAGTCAAGCGTCTCCTTGTGGTCTTAGAGACTAGTTGTGTTAGTAAAAACAAGCAAGTTCAACTCTCTATCCCTCCCTCTCTGTCACTCCCACTACTGTTTGCTTTAGGTCTCCGGAACCAACCCATCTCTTTGCCACGGTCTCCAAtaatttctcttcaattatacacattctctctctc
The sequence above is drawn from the Rhododendron vialii isolate Sample 1 chromosome 6a, ASM3025357v1 genome and encodes:
- the LOC131329902 gene encoding mitogen-activated protein kinase 20-like isoform X2 — translated: MDFFSEYGDANRYQIQEVIGKGSYGVVCSAIDTHTGEKVAIKKIRDIFEHISDAARILREIKLLRLLRHPDIVEIKHIMLPPSRRDFKDIYVVFELMESDLHQVIKANDDLTREHYQFFLYQLLRALKYIHTANVYHRDLKPKNILANANCKLKICDFGLARVAFSDTPTTILWTDYVATRWYRAPELCGSFFSKYTPAIDIWSIGCIFAEVLTGKPLFPGKNVVHQLDLMTDLLGTPSMDTISRVRNEKARRYLTSMRKKQPVPFAQKFPNVDPLALRLLERLLAFDPKDRPNAEEALSDPYFKGLAKVEREPSCQPITKMEFEFERRKVTKEDLRELIFREILEYHPQLLKDYMNGIERTNFLYPSALDQFRKQFAHLEENGGKNGPMIPPDRKHASLPRSTIVHANTVPPKEQANAPTFRDRPGDSCSNRNSKDMDGVPVNPSRSSQAQQRIPLAKPGRVVGPVVSYENGSVTRNAGVLLPPQANPPAYCYRRSVSGKLERSSTETERERDFSSSSSQAKQVPQFGMAAAKLAPDIAINIDNNPFYMTRAMVDYGVDDRVAIDTNLLQAKAQYGGIGAAAAAAASAAAHRKVGTVQYGLSRMY
- the LOC131329902 gene encoding mitogen-activated protein kinase 20-like isoform X1, producing the protein MQQDHRKKNSSEMDFFSEYGDANRYQIQEVIGKGSYGVVCSAIDTHTGEKVAIKKIRDIFEHISDAARILREIKLLRLLRHPDIVEIKHIMLPPSRRDFKDIYVVFELMESDLHQVIKANDDLTREHYQFFLYQLLRALKYIHTANVYHRDLKPKNILANANCKLKICDFGLARVAFSDTPTTILWTDYVATRWYRAPELCGSFFSKYTPAIDIWSIGCIFAEVLTGKPLFPGKNVVHQLDLMTDLLGTPSMDTISRVRNEKARRYLTSMRKKQPVPFAQKFPNVDPLALRLLERLLAFDPKDRPNAEEALSDPYFKGLAKVEREPSCQPITKMEFEFERRKVTKEDLRELIFREILEYHPQLLKDYMNGIERTNFLYPSALDQFRKQFAHLEENGGKNGPMIPPDRKHASLPRSTIVHANTVPPKEQANAPTFRDRPGDSCSNRNSKDMDGVPVNPSRSSQAQQRIPLAKPGRVVGPVVSYENGSVTRNAGVLLPPQANPPAYCYRRSVSGKLERSSTETERERDFSSSSSQAKQVPQFGMAAAKLAPDIAINIDNNPFYMTRAMVDYGVDDRVAIDTNLLQAKAQYGGIGAAAAAAASAAAHRKVGTVQYGLSRMY